The Lycium barbarum isolate Lr01 chromosome 9, ASM1917538v2, whole genome shotgun sequence genome has a segment encoding these proteins:
- the LOC132610329 gene encoding signal recognition particle subunit SRP54 1-like yields MVLAQLGGSISRALQQMSNATIIDEKVLNECLNEITRALLQADVQFKLVRDMTTNIKKIVNLEDLAAGHDKRRIIQQAVFNELCKILDPGKPAFTLKRGKPSVVMFVGLQGSGKTTTCTKYAYHHQKKGWKPALVCADTFRASAFDQLKQNATKAKIPFYGSCTESDPVKIAVDGVETFKKENCDLIIVDTSGRHKQEAALFEELRQVSEATKPDLVIFVMDSSIGQAAFDQAQAFRQSVAVGAVIITKMDGHAKGGGALSAVAATKSPVIFIGTGEHMDEFEVFDVKPFVSRLLGMGDLSGLVNKIQDVVPMDQQLELLQKLSEGQFTLRIMYEQFQNMLKLGPLGQVFSIVPGFSSEMMPQGREKESQAKFKRYMTMMDSITDEELDSTNPKIMTESRIMRIARGSGRLVHEVMEMLEEYKRLAKFFSKRKGLRIPKKGDMSSLSRNMNAQNMIQVLLPHMLKQMGGMGGLQNITKHMGSTKDMMGMFGGGGE; encoded by the coding sequence ATGGTGTTAGCACAATTAGGGGGGAGCATCTCGCGTGCTCTCCAGCAGATGAGCAATGCCACAATCATTGATGAAAAAGTCCTCAACGAATGCCTCAATGAAATCACACGTGCTCTTCTTCAGGCCGATGTTCAATTCAAACTTGTCCGTGATATGACAACGAATATCAAGAAGATTGTTAATCTTGAGGATCTTGCCGCTGGACATGACAAGCGTAGGATCATCCAACAGGCTGTGTTTAATGAGCTGTGCAAGATATTGGATCCTGGGAAGCCTGCATTTACACTGAAAAGGGGGAAACCTAGTGTTGTAATGTTTGTTGGTTTGCAAGGGTCTGGAAagactacaacatgtacaaaataTGCTTATCACCACCAGAAAAAGGGTTGGAAGCCGGCTCTAGTGTGCGCAGATACCTTCAGAGCTAGCGCTTTCGATCAATTGAAGCAGAATGCAACTAAAGCCAAAATTCCTTTTTATGGAAGCTGTACAGAATCAGACCCAGTGAAAATAGCTGTGGACGGTGTGGAAACATTTAAGAAGGAAAATTGTGATCTAATAATTGTGGACACCAGTGGGCGCCACAAACAAGAAGCAGCTCTTTTTGAAGAACTGCGACAAGTTTCTGAAGCAACGAAACCGGATCTCGTGATATTTGTTATGGATAGTAGTATCGGACAAGCTGCTTTTGACCAAGCTCAAGCATTTCGACAAAGTGTTGCAGTTGGAGCCGTGATTATTACTAAGATGGATGGCCATGCTAAAGGAGGTGGCGCCCTAAGTGCAGTTGCTGCAACTAAAAGTCCGGTCATATTTATTGGAACTGGTGAACACATGGACGAGTTTGAAGTTTTTGATGTTAAACCATTTGTCAGTCGTCTTTTAGGCATGGGTGACTTGTCTGGATTGGTGAACAAGATACAGGATGTGGTCCCAATGGATCAACAGCTTGAGCTTCTTCAGAAGCTATCCGAAGGACAGTTTACCTTGAGGATTATGTACGAGCAATTTCAGAACATGCTTAAATTGGGTCCCCTTGGGCAGGTCTTCTCAATTGTACCGGGATTTAGTTCAGAGATGATGCCACAAGGTCGTGAAAAGGAAAGTCAGGCAAAATTTAAACGGTATATGACAATGATGGACTCCATAACTGACGAAGAATTGGACAGTACTAACCCAAAAATTATGACTGAATCTCGAATCATGCGTATAGCTAGGGGATCTGGCCGCCTAGTGCATGAGGTGATGGAGATGTTGGAAGAATACAAACGACTTGCCAAGTTTTTCAGCAAGAGGAAGGGTCTTAGGATTCCAAAGAAGGGAGATATGAGCTCCCTGTCCAGAAACATGAATGCACAAAACATGATCCAAGTCCTTCTCCCTCATATGTTGAAGCAGATGGGTGGCATGGGTGGTTTGCAGAACATAACGAAGCATATGGGTTCCACCAAGGACATGATGGGTATGTTTGGTGGTGGAGGAGAGTAA